One Falco naumanni isolate bFalNau1 chromosome 12, bFalNau1.pat, whole genome shotgun sequence genomic region harbors:
- the PYGB gene encoding glycogen phosphorylase, brain form gives MAAPLSDGERRKQISVRGIAGLGDVAEVRKSFNRHLHFTLVKDRNVATPRDYYFALAHTVRDHLVGRWIRTQQHYYERDPKRIYYLSLEFYMGRTLQNTMVNLGLQNACDEAIYQLGLDLEELEEIEEDAGLGNGGLGRLAACFLDSMATLGLAAYGYGIRYEFGIFNQKIVDGWQVEEADDWLRYGNPWEKARPEYMLPVHFYGRVDHTPDGVKWVDTQVVLAMPYDTPVPGYKNNTVNTMRLWSAKAPNDFNLQEFNVGDYIEAVLDRNLAENISRVLYPNDNFFEGKELRLKQEYFVVAATLQDIIRRFKSSKFGCRDPVRTCFETFPDKVAIQLNDTHPALSIPELMRILVDVEKVDWDKAWEITKRTCAYTNHTVLPEALERWPVSMFEKLLPRHLEIIYALNQMHLDRVAALYPGDIDRLRRMSVIEEGDCKRINMAHLCVIGSHAVNGVARIHSDIVKNSVFKDFYELEPEKFQNKTNGITPRRWLLLCNPGLADVIAEKIGEGFITDLSQLKKLLDFINNETFIRDVAKVKQENKLKFAAYLEEQYKVKINPSSMFDVQVKRIHEYKRQLLNCLHAVTLYNRIRSDSSKSFVPRTIMIGGKAAPGYHMAKMIIKLITSIGEVINNDPYVGDRLKVIFLENYRVSLAEKVIPAADLSQQISTAGTEASGTGNMKFMVNGALTIGTMDGANVEMAEEAGEENLFIFGMRVEDVEALDRQGYNAREYYERLPELRQAIDQISSGFFSPREPGCFRDLVNMLLYHDRFKVFADYEAYMKCQGQVDQLFMDPREWTKKVIRNIACSGKFSSDRTITEYAREIWGVEPSATKIPPPNLPRD, from the exons aTGGCGGCGCCGCTGAGCGACGGGGAGCGGCGGAAGCAGATCAGCGTGCGGGGCATCGCGGGGCTGGGGGACGTGGCCGAGGTGCGCAAGAGCTTCAACCGCCACCTGCACTTCACCCTCGTCAAGGACCGCAACGTCGCCACCCCCCGCGACTACTACTTCGCGCTGGCCCACACCGTGCGCGACCACCTGGTGGGGCGCTGGATCCGCACCCAGCAGCACTACTACGAGCGGGACCCCAAG CGCATTTACTACCTGTCCCTGGAGTTCTACATGGGCCGCACTCTGCAGAACACAATGGTGAACCTGGGCCTGCAGAACGCTTGCGATGAAGCCATTTACCAG TTGGGTTTGGACTTGGAGGAGCTGGAAGAAATTGAAGAAGATGCTGGGCTGGGAAACGGAGGCCTGGGCCGCCTGGCAG cttgCTTCCTGGACTCCATGGCCACGCTGGGGCTGGCGGCGTATGGTTACGGCATCCGCTACGAGTTCGGTATCTTCAATCAGAAGATTGTTGATGGCTGGCAG GTGGAGGAGGCCGATGACTGGCTGCGCTATGGCAATCCCTGGGAGAAAGCTCGCCCCGAGTACATGCTCCCCGTGCACTTCTACGGCCGTGTGGATCACACCCCCGACGGTGTGAAGTGGGTCGACACCCAG GTTGTCCTTGCTATGCCTTACGACACACCAGTGCCGGGATACAAGAACAACACTGTAAACACCATGAGGCTGTGGTCTGCAAAAGCGCCCAATGACTTCAACCTCCAAGAGT TCAACGTGGGTGACTACATCGAGGCAGTGCTGGACAGAAACCTGGCAGAAAACATATCCAGAGTCCTGTACCCAAATGACAAC TTCTTTGAAGGCAAGGAGCTGCGGCTGAAACAGGAGTACTTTGTGGTGGCTGCTACCCTCCAAGACATCATCCGCCGCTTTAAGTCCTCCAAATTTGGCTGCAGAGACCCTGTGAGAACATGCTTTGAAACCTTCCCAGACAAG GTGGCTATTCAGCTAAATGACACCCACCCTGCCCTGTCCATCCCAGAGCTCATGCGGATCCTGGTGGATGTGGAGAAAGTGGATTGGGACAAG GCCTGGGAGATCACGAAACGCACCTGTGCCTACACCAACCACACGGTGCTGCCCGAAGCCCTGGAGCGCTGGCCGGTCTCCATGTTCGAGAAGCTGCTGCCCCGTCACCTCGAGATCATTTACGCCCTGAACCAGATGCATCTGGAT cggGTGGCAGCTCTCTACCCAGGGGACATTGACCGTCTGCGGAGGATGTCGGTGATCGAGGAAGGAGACTGCAAACGTATCAATATGGCGCACCTCTGTGTGATTGGCTCTCATGCAGTCAACGGTGTGGCCCGCATCCACTCGGACATTGTGAAGAACTCGGT GTTCAAAGATTTCTATGAGCTGGAGCCAGAGAAGTTTCAGAACAAGACCAATGGGATCACACCGAGGCGCTGGCTCCTGCTGTGCAACCCGGGACTGGCTGACGTTATTGCTGAG aaaattgGGGAAGGCTTTATCACGGATCTGAGCCAGCTGAAGAAGCTACTGGATTTCATCAATAATGAGACTTTTATCAGGGACGTAGCAAAAGTCAAACAG GAGAACAAGCTGAAGTTTGCCGCCTACTTGGAGGAGCAGTACAAGGTCAAGATCAACCCTTCATCCATGTTTGATGTTCAGGTCAAGCGAATCCATGAGTACAAGCGGCAGCTGCTGAACTGCCTGCATGCTGTCACCCTCTACAACC GCATCAGAAGTGATTCATCCAAATCCTTTGTGCCCAGGACCATTATGATCGGAGGAAAG GCAGCCCCTGGCTACCACATGGCCAAGATGATCATCAAACTCATCACGTCCATCGGTGAGGTCATCAACAACGATCCCTATGTGGGGGACAGGCTCAAGGTCATCTTCCTGGAGAACTACCGGGTATCCTTGGCTGAGAAGG TGATCCCGGCAGCAGACCTCTCCCAGCAGATCTCCACAGCTGGCACAGAGGCTTCAGGTACAGGCAACATGAAGTTCATGGTGAACGGGGCCCTCACCATTGGTACCATGGATGGGGCCAATGTGGAGATGGCTGAGGAGGCAGGCGAAGAAAACCTCTTCATCTTTGGCATGCGAGTGGAGGATGTGGAAGCCCTGGATCGCCAAGG GTATAACGCACGGGAGTACTACGAGCGCCTGCCAGAGCTGCGACAGGCTATCGACCAGATCAGCAGTGGGTTTTTCTCCCCTCGAGAACCTGGTTGCTTCAGGGACCTTGTGAACATGCTCCTGTACCACGACAG GTTTAAGGTGTTTGCAGACTACGAGGCGTACATGAAATGCCAAGGCCAAGTGGACCAGCTGTTCATG GACCCCCGGGAGTGGACTAAGAAAGTCATCAGGAACATTGCCTGCTCGGGCAAGTTCTCCAGTGACAGAACCATCACGGAGTACGCCCGGGAGATCTGGGGTGTGGAGCCATCAGCCACAAAAATCCCACCCCCCAACCTCCCCCGGGATTGA